In the genome of Clostridia bacterium, one region contains:
- a CDS encoding DUF1269 domain-containing protein, which produces MATLSVVKFNKAEGAEEALNKLRGLQQQQLIQIIDAAVVTWPVGRKGPKTRQAVDTAGMGALGGGFWGLLFGFLFFLPLLGFALGTAAGALAGALTDIGIDDSFIKQARDKITPGTSALFLLSADAVADRVVPELKNLNPELVATNLSKDQEAKLRELFAENQ; this is translated from the coding sequence ATGGCGACACTCTCGGTAGTAAAGTTCAATAAAGCTGAAGGGGCTGAAGAGGCGCTCAACAAGCTCCGAGGGTTGCAGCAGCAGCAACTGATTCAAATTATTGATGCCGCGGTCGTCACTTGGCCCGTCGGGCGCAAAGGGCCCAAGACAAGGCAGGCAGTTGATACGGCGGGCATGGGCGCGCTTGGAGGAGGGTTCTGGGGTCTTCTCTTCGGCTTCCTGTTCTTCTTGCCGCTTCTTGGGTTTGCGCTTGGCACGGCGGCGGGTGCCCTGGCTGGCGCTCTGACCGACATCGGAATCGATGACAGCTTTATCAAGCAGGCGCGCGACAAGATCACCCCAGGCACGTCGGCGTTGTTCCTGTTGTCCGCGGATGCAGTGGCCGACCGGGTCGTGCCCGAACTCAAGAACCTGAACCCTGAACTGGTTGCCACGAACTTGTCGAAGGATCAGGAAGCCAAGCTTCGAGAGCTCTTCGCCGAGAATCAGTAG